From Mycolicibacterium cosmeticum, a single genomic window includes:
- a CDS encoding acyl-CoA dehydrogenase family protein: MLSTQPGITDEFVAALADRAAEAETLRRLPDATLEDLLASGFTDLLVPARYGGQQAPFPALLDPVRRLAHGCTSSAWTIGFFTLHNWMLALFGEQAQDEAFGSRPFLAPAPLAPTGRGRPVDGGIRLTGRWSWATGVMHGNWIIVAALCGPDDAPYPALALLPMSAVTVADIWHTDGTRATGSNDAIVTDAFVPEHRLVKVTDIYAGTAPGAGLHDVATYRWPMVPALALLAAMPALGSAERVTRLYADRLAERVLPYEGVVQKDKPIAQAHLAGAQVRLRALHGLLADTVGEIEAVVQRGDTVDKPVRAQARLAAAHIVAESRAMITELLGAGGASIHFLSSPLQRFKRDVDVLAGHVVFDYDTSRELAGALALGMKIPRTSMI; this comes from the coding sequence ATGTTGAGCACGCAGCCCGGAATCACCGATGAGTTCGTCGCCGCGCTCGCCGACCGGGCCGCCGAGGCCGAAACGCTGCGCCGGCTGCCCGATGCCACGCTCGAGGACCTGCTGGCGTCCGGATTCACCGATCTGCTGGTTCCGGCCCGGTACGGAGGACAGCAGGCCCCGTTTCCGGCCCTCCTCGATCCGGTCCGGCGGCTCGCGCACGGCTGCACGTCGAGCGCCTGGACCATCGGCTTCTTCACGCTGCACAACTGGATGCTGGCGCTGTTCGGCGAGCAGGCCCAGGACGAGGCATTCGGCAGCAGGCCGTTCCTGGCGCCCGCGCCGCTGGCCCCGACCGGCCGGGGCCGGCCCGTCGACGGCGGCATCCGGCTGACCGGGCGATGGTCGTGGGCCACCGGGGTGATGCACGGCAACTGGATCATCGTGGCCGCCCTCTGCGGACCGGACGATGCGCCCTACCCGGCGCTGGCGCTGCTGCCGATGAGTGCGGTCACCGTCGCCGACATCTGGCACACCGACGGGACGCGGGCCACCGGCTCCAACGACGCGATCGTCACCGACGCGTTCGTGCCCGAGCATCGACTGGTCAAGGTGACCGACATCTACGCGGGCACCGCGCCGGGCGCCGGCCTGCACGACGTCGCCACCTACCGCTGGCCCATGGTGCCGGCGCTGGCGCTGCTGGCCGCGATGCCGGCGCTGGGCAGCGCCGAGCGGGTCACCCGGCTGTACGCCGACCGGCTGGCCGAACGGGTGCTGCCGTACGAGGGCGTCGTACAGAAGGACAAGCCGATCGCCCAGGCGCACCTGGCCGGGGCACAGGTCCGGCTGCGGGCCCTGCACGGCTTGCTCGCCGACACCGTCGGCGAGATCGAGGCCGTCGTGCAGCGCGGCGACACCGTCGACAAGCCCGTCCGCGCGCAGGCCCGGCTGGCCGCGGCCCACATCGTCGCCGAATCGCGGGCAATGATCACCGAACTGCTGGGCGCGGGCGGCGCCAGCATCCACTTCCTGTCCAGTCCGCTGCAACGCTTCAAACGCGATGTCGACGTGCTGGCCGGGCATGTGGTGTTCGACTACGACACCAGCCGCGAACTCGCCGGCGCACTGGCCCTCGGCATGAAGATTCCACGGACGTCGATGATCTGA